In Elaeis guineensis isolate ETL-2024a chromosome 1, EG11, whole genome shotgun sequence, a genomic segment contains:
- the LOC105038250 gene encoding uncharacterized protein, with amino-acid sequence MALTRRLFLSTTTSLPSPLLHRTYDESLVEVEEKELEAEGITNRSYWTKRIHFLCSAAGDPDAALRLLHRLRLRGFVPDSLNLASIIHSLCDAGRSDEAHRRLLLSTAAGWLPDDRTANVLLARLLDARTPSLTLAVLRRLADAKPAFAPSLTNYNRLADELCSQRKPFEAVSLLSDMKARGRLPDVVTYTTLINGFSRAGELDEARRLFDKMLKGGILPNSLTYSVLIKGVLRKRRVDEARELMMELWLKMEEEKDPLVNSAAFANLIDSLCREGFFHEVFRIAEEMPHRKSLQEKFAYGQMIDSLCRAGRHHGASRIVYIMRKRGFFPSLVSYNCIVHGLSNNRGCMRAYQLFKEGIEFGYSPSEPTYKVLVEALCKEMDLHKAKDVAEFMLQRDSIDNTRIYNILLSALRLADNPSEQLNVLISMLQKQCRPNAITLNTVIHGFCKIGKVTEAKKIMSDMLNGKFCAPNVVTFTTIICGLLDIGNSEEALDILQRTMPECHCSPNVVTYNVVLHGLVKLQKVDKAMEIFNDMVSKGITADSTTYTVIIEGLCKIGRLEDVKRFWDEIVWPSKIHDNYVYAAILRGLCRLGKLDQACDFLYELVDCGVAPGIMNYNILIDSACKQGLKKEAYQIMGEMRKNGLKPDAVTWRILDKLHEKQSEELTFDGQSLESKGLKEETVMPVEFEDETISEMIDEEKEYINKVENHGDPLEGLVDPSLSSKLVGEDKTSEDHKFINKIDSTGGMGREKPVPPDLQEPLSKIAKRVFGLL; translated from the coding sequence ATGGCTCTCACCAGACGCCTTTTCCTCTCCACCACCACCTCTCTCCCATCTCCCCTCCTCCATCGAACCTACGACGAATCCTTAGTAGAAGTAGAAGAAAAGGAGTTGGAAGCAGAAGGGATAACCAATCGCTCCTACTGGACGAAGCGCATCCACTTCCTCTGCTCCGCCGCCGGCGACCCCGACGCAGCCCTCCGCCTCCTCCATCGCCTTCGCCTCCGaggcttcgtccctgactccctCAACCTCGCCAGTATAATCCACTCCCTCTGCGACGCCGGCCGCTCCGACGAGGCCCACCGccgcctccttctctccaccGCAGCCGGCTGGCTCCCCGATGACCGCACCGCCAACGTCCTTCTCGCTCGCCTCCTCGACGCCCGCACCCCCTCCCTCACCCTCgccgtcctccgccgcctcgccgACGCCAAGCCCGCCTTCGCTCCCTCCCTCACCAACTACAACCGCCTCGCCGACGAGCTCTGCTCCCAACGTAAACCCTTCGAGGCCGTCAGTCTCTTATCCGACATGAAGGCCCGTGGCCGCCTCCCGGACGTCGTCACCTACACAACCCTCATCAATGGCTTCAGCCGGGCTGGAGAACTGGACGAGGCCCGCCGCCTGTTTGACAAAATGCTTAAAGGTGGCATCTTGCCCAATTCTCTCACCTACAGTGTCCTAATTAAAGGAGTCTTAAGGAAGCGGAGGGTCGACGAGGCGAGGGAGTTGATGATGGAACTTTGGCTGAagatggaagaggagaaggacCCATTGGTTAACAGTGCGGCATTTGCCAATTTGATTGACTCCCTGTGCCGAGAAGGATTCTTTCATGAGGTCTTTAGAATTGCAGAAGAGATGCCACATAGGAAGAGCCTCCAAGAGAAGTTCGCCTATGGACAGATGATAGATTCACTCTGCAGGGCTGGAAGGCATCACGGGGCTTCAAGAATTGTGTATATAATGAGGAAAAGGGGCTTCTTTCCAAGCTTGGTTTCCTACAATTGTATTGTCCATGGTCTAAGCAACAATCGAGGTTGTATGAGGGCTTATCAATTGTTTAAGGAAGGAATTGAGTTTGGATACTCACCTTCGGAACCTACTTACAAGGTCCTCGTCGAGGCTCTTTGCAAAGAAATGGATCTCCACAAGGCCAAGGATGTAGCCGAATTCATGTTACAAAGAGATAGCATTGATAATACGAGGATCTACAATATATTACTGAGTGCTCTGCGTCTTGCAGACAATCCAAGCGAGCAGCTTAATGTTCTCATCTCAATGCTTCAGAAGCAATGCCGTCCCAATGCAATTACTCTTAATACTGTTATCCATGGTTTTTGCAAGATCGGCAAAGTCACCGAAGCTAAAAAGATCATGAGTGACATGTTGAATGGGAAGTTCTGTGCTCCAAATGTGGTGACTTTTACTACCATTATTTGTGGGTTGCTGGATATTGGGAATTCAGAGGAAGCCCTTGATATATTGCAAAGGACAATGCCCGAATGCCATTGCTCTCCAAATGTTGTGACTTACAATGTGGTTCTACATGGCTTAGTTAAGCTTCAGAAGGTGGACAAAGCAATGGAAATTTTCAATGATATGGTCAGCAAGGGCATTACTGCTGATAGCACGACTTACACAGTGATAATTGAAGGCTTGTGTAAAATTGGTCGGCTTGAAGATGTAAAGAGGTTTTGGGATGAGATAGTTTGGCCTTCAAAGATCCACGACAATTATGTTTATGCTGCGATCCTTAGAGGTCTTTGTCGCTTGGGGAAACTGGATCAGGCATGTGATTTTTTGTATGAACTGGTGGATTGTGGGGTTGCTCCAGGGATCATGAACTACAACATCCTCATTGACAGTGCTTGCAAACAAGGTTTAAAGAAAGAGGCTTATCAGATCATGGGTGAGATGAGAAAGAATGGGTTGAAGCCTGATGCTGTAACTTGGAGGATTTTAGATAAGTTGCATGAGAAACAAAGTGAGGAACTAACCTTTGATGGACAAAGTTTAGAATCTAAAGGTCTCAAAGAGGAGACCGTGATGCCAGTAGAATTTGAGGATGAAACTATTTCAGAGATGATTGATGAAGAGAAGGAATACATCAATAAGGTCGAGAATCATGGAGACCCATTGGAAGGCCTTGTAGATCCAAGCCTTTCTTCTAAACTAGTTGGAGAGGATAAGACCAGTGAGGACcataaatttatcaataaaattgaTTCAACTGGAGGTATGGGTAGAGAAAAACCTGTACCACCAGATCTGCAAGAACCACTGTCGAAGATTGCTAAGAGGGTGTTTGGGCTACTCTAA
- the LOC105038251 gene encoding uncharacterized protein, with the protein MGNCLVLQEKKVIKIMRMDGKILSYQSPLIVHQVLSEFPGHAISDTLPAIDHLDPATDMRCGQLYYLIPSKTPIKETGGTGTGVVRIKLVISKQELKDLLLKGGVTFDSMISLVQRGPSNNNSTSGDGEEKCIGWRPALESIPEGNDC; encoded by the coding sequence ATGGGGAATTGCCTAGTTCTTCAGGAGAAGAAGGTGATCAAGATCATGAGAATGGATGGAAAGATCCTTAGCTACCAATCACCCTTGATAGTTCATCAAGTGCTATCTGAATTCCCCGGCCACGCCATCTCCGATACACTTCCTGCGATCGACCATCTCGATCCTGCAACCGACATGAGATGCGGGCAGCTCTACTATCTCATCCCTTCCAAGACACCAATCAAGGAGACTGGAGGAACTGGAACTGGAGTTGTTAGGATCAAGCTGGTTATCAGTAAGCAGGAGTTGAAGGACTTACTACTGAAGGGAGGGGTCACCTTCGACAGCATGATATCTCTTGTTCAGAGAGGACCAAGCAATAATAATAGCACAAGTGGTGATGGTGAAGAGAAGTGCATCGGGTGGAGGCCTGCTTTAGAGAGCATACCAGAAGGGAATGATTGCTAG